Within the Pseudomonadota bacterium genome, the region ACAGCGGGCCGGACGACGCGAACAAGGCCGCCGCCCAGCCGGCGCCGAAGGCCGCGCCCGCGACCACGGCCGCCGCTCCGGTCGACGCCGCCGCCGAGAAGGCGCGGCTCGCGTTGCCGGTCGCGAAGATCGACGGCGTGGAGATCTCGCTCGAGTATCTCGAAACCGCCCTCGATCGCCAGAGCCCCCTGCTCCGGAAGGAGCTGGCGGACGCGGCGAAGCGCAAGGACTTCATCGACAAGATCATCAACATGGAAGTCCTCGCGGCCGAGGCCAAACGGCGCGGGTTCTCGTCCGATCCCGAGGTCGCGTCCGTGCGGAAGAACCAGCTCGCCTCCTTGATGCACCGGAAGATCGCCGACGAGACCCCGGAGGTCGCGCCGACGGATGATGCGATGCGCAAGTACTACGACGCACACGCCGACGCTTACAACAAGCCCGAGAAGGTCCGGGCGCGGCACATCCTCATCGCCGACAAGGCCGCGGCGGAGAAGCTGCTCGCGGAGATGCTCGCCAAGACACCGAGCCAGTACGAGTTCCGCCGCATCGCGCAGGAAAGGAGCGAAGACGCCGCGTCGAAGAACCGCGGCGGCGACCTCACGTTCTTCCCGCGGACCGCCGAGCGCCGCGACGGCGATCCCGAGGTGCCCGAGGCCGTCGCGAACGCCGCGTTCGAGCTCAAGGAGAACGGCGAGGTCGCGCGCAAGCTCGTCAAGACCGACAAGGGGTACCACCTCGTCATGCGCACCGGCCATCGCGAAAAGATGAGCATGACGTTCGAGGAAGCCAAGGAACGGCTCACCATGCTCGTGCAGCGCGACGATCGCAAGAACGCGATCGACGCGGCGATCGACGCCCTCGAGAAGAAGTACCCGGTGACGCTGCACGAGGAGAACCTCAAGGACGTCGTCATCGACCTGTCGGGCGGCCCGCCGGCCGAGCAGGCTGCGGGGCCGCTGGAGCCGGCCGCCCTCGAGAAGCCGGCCACGGCCGAGTAGCCCGCCTCGACCCACCCAAGGAGAGGACGATGCGCAACGACTCGATCGCGATCATCGGCGGCTCGGGCCTGTACGATCTCGGCGGCCTATCCGAGGTCCGCGAGCACGAGGTGGAGACGCCGTACGGGCCGCCTTCTTCTCCCGTCGTCGAGGGGGTGCTCGGCGCGCGCCGGGTCATGTTCCTCGCGCGCCACGGGCGCGGGCACCATCTCACGCCATCGGAGATCAACTACCGCGCCAACGTCTTCGCGCTCAAGTCGCTCGGCGCGAGCGAGATCGTGAGCGTCTCGGCGGTCGGAAGCATGCGCGAGGAGATCCGGCCGGGCGACATCGTCTTCCCGGACCAGTACATCGACAGGACCAAGGGACGCCCGTCGACGTTCTTCGGCGACGGGATCGTGGGGCACGTCGCCTTCGCGGACCCGACGTGCGACGGGCTCCGGGCACGCCTCGAGGCGGCCGCCGCGCGGATCGGCCTCGCGCACCGCCGCGGCGGCGCGCTCATGGTGATGGAGGGCCCGGCCTTCTCGACGCGCGCCGAGTCGCGGATGCACCGCCGGCTCGGCGTCGATCTGATCGGGATGACGGCGATGCCCGAGGCCAAGCTCGCGCGCGAGGCGGAGATGTGCTACGCGACCGTCGCGCTCGCGACGGACTACGACTGCTGGCACGAGACAGAGGAGGACGTGAGCGTCGGCGCGGTGCTCGCCGTCATGCGCAAGAACGTCGCCTCCGCGCGGGACCTGATCCGGGCGCTCGTGTCCGAGCCGGGCGACGAGCGGTCGTGCGCGTGCGCCTCGTCGCTCGAGCACGCGATCGTCACGGATCGAAAGGCGATCCCGGCCGAGACGAAGCGGCGGATGCAGCCGATCTTCGGGAGGGTGCTATGAGCGAGAAGCTGCTCGTCGTCGGATCGGTCGCGTTCGACAGCATCGAGACGCGCGCGGGGAGGCGCGACGAGATCCTCGGCGGCGCGGCGACCTTCATCTCGCTCGCCGCGAGCCGGTTCTGCGGGGTGCGGCTCGTGGCGATCGTCGGCGAGAACGACTTCCCGGACGAGCACGTCCGCCTCCTCGCGTCGCACGGCGTGGATCTCGCCGGCCTCGAGCGCGTTCCCGGGCGGACGTTCCGGTGGGCCGGGGTGTACGCGGACGACTTCTCGTCTCGCCGGACGCTCGACACGCAGCTCGGCGTCTTCGCGTCGTTCTCCCCGAAGATCCCGGCCGGGTACGCGGCCTCCAGGTACGTCATGCTCGGGAACATCAACCCCGAGCTCCAGCTCGCCGTCCTCGACGCCGTGCACGGGGATCGCTTCGTGGCGACCGACACGATGAACCTCTGGATCAACACCGCGCGGGACGCCCTCGGCGCGGTGATGCGGCGGACCGACCTGCTCATCATCAACGACGAGGAGGCGCAGCTCCTCACAGGCGAGCGGCAGATCGCGCGCGCGGCGGCCGAGGTCCGGCGGATGGGTCCCAAGGCGGTCATCATCAAGCGCGGGGAGCACGGCGCGTTCCTGTTCCACGGGGACGGCGTGTTCTTCGCGCCGGCGTTCCCGCTCGACGAGGTCGTCGACCCGACCGGCGCCGGGGACAGCTTCGCGGGCGGCCTGATGGGGTACCTCGCGTCCGTCGGCCGCGCCGACTTCGCGGCGCTCAAGCGCGGCATGATCTGCGGCGCGGCGGTCGCCTCGGCCACGTGCGAGGCTTTCGGGGTCGAGCGCACCGCGCAGCTGACCGACGCCGCCATCGACGAGCGGGTCACGGCGCTCATTTCCATGACGTCGCTCGACCGCGAGTGACGGAGAAAAACGGACCTGTCATGCGTTTCCTTGGCGCGCGATAAGTACCACGCGCGGCTGCTCGCCCTCGCCTGCCGATGAAGCTCCGTTACATTTTTCGTAAACGCAGTGAATGAAAATCAACTAACATGTGAAAACAAACTTCAAGGAGGCGAACATGATGCGCATATTCTTCGTTTTCGGTGTCGCGGCGCTGACGCTCGGTTCCATGAGCATGGGCTGCGAGAGCGCCGGTTACTCGTCCGATGCGGACGCGGACAACGATTCGGATTCGGACTCGGATTCGGACTCGGACGTCGATTCCGATTCGGACGTCGACACCGAGACGAGCACCGATCCGAACGCCGACAACGACGGTGACGGCCTCTCCAACGGCTTCGAGGAGGAGAACGGCACCGACCCGAACGACCCGGACTCGGACGACGACGGCTACTCCGATTTCGTCGAGTACGTCGCGGGGACCGACCCGCTCGATCCGGAGGCGAACCCCGGCGCGCAGGGCGACTTCTACTTCCTCGAGCCGTACGGCGAGCCGCCGGATCCCGCGCAGGACACGCTCGTGTTCGCGACCGACATCCAGATGGCCGACGTGTTCTTCCTGATGGACACGACCGGCAGCATGGGCGGCGAGATCGCGACGCTCAAGAGCTCGCTGAGCGGCACGATCATCCCCGGTGTCGAGGCGATCATCCCGGACGTCTGGTTCGGCGTGGGAGCGTTCGACGACTACCCGTACGGCAGCTACGGTTACTCGTCGTCAGGCGACGTGGTGTTCGCCCTGCACCAGATCATGACCGAGGAGGTGACCGTGGCGCAGGCCGCCGTCGACGGGCTGGCCTCGCACTTCGGCGGCGACGGCCCGGAGAGCGACGTACCGGCGCTTTTCGCCACCGCGACCGGCAACGATTTCGGGACGTACCTCGCGGAGCAAACAGGCTGCCCGGCGGGCCACATCGGCTACCCGTGCTTCCGCCCGGGCGCCGTGCCGATCATCATCCTCATTACCGACTCGTCGTTCCACAACGGCCCGAGCGATTATTCGATGTACTCGGGCGTCGTTCCCGAGCCGCCTACCTACGCCGAGACGGTGGCCGTGCTGAACGACATCCACGCGAGGGTGCTCACCATCTACAGCACCGAGGGCGACGACCCGGCGATGGTGCTCTCGCACTGCCAGGCGATCTCGACCGACACCGGCGCCGTTTCGGACTCCGGGCCGCTCACCTTCCTCATCGGCGGCGACGGCAGCGGGCTCGGCACCGAGGCCGTGAACGCGGTCGCCACGCTCGCGAACGGCGTGCCGATGGACATCTCGGTCGTGGCGCGCGACGACACGAGCGACTCGGTGGACGCGACGGTCTTCATCGACAACATCATCCCGAACACCGTCGGCGGCGTCGAGGACCCGACCGACCCGTCGATCATCTGCGTGGGCGGGCTCGCGACGGCCAACAGCGACTCGGACCCCGAGGCGGACATGTTCCTCGACGTCCTCCCGGGCACGCCGGTCTGCTTCGACATCATCCCGGCGCAGAACGACACAGTGGAGCCGACATCGGTACCGATGA harbors:
- a CDS encoding PfkB family carbohydrate kinase; the encoded protein is MSEKLLVVGSVAFDSIETRAGRRDEILGGAATFISLAASRFCGVRLVAIVGENDFPDEHVRLLASHGVDLAGLERVPGRTFRWAGVYADDFSSRRTLDTQLGVFASFSPKIPAGYAASRYVMLGNINPELQLAVLDAVHGDRFVATDTMNLWINTARDALGAVMRRTDLLIINDEEAQLLTGERQIARAAAEVRRMGPKAVIIKRGEHGAFLFHGDGVFFAPAFPLDEVVDPTGAGDSFAGGLMGYLASVGRADFAALKRGMICGAAVASATCEAFGVERTAQLTDAAIDERVTALISMTSLDRE
- a CDS encoding peptidyl-prolyl cis-trans isomerase, which codes for MNRRRNIIVATLALAAFGISALAAHSGPDDANKAAAQPAPKAAPATTAAAPVDAAAEKARLALPVAKIDGVEISLEYLETALDRQSPLLRKELADAAKRKDFIDKIINMEVLAAEAKRRGFSSDPEVASVRKNQLASLMHRKIADETPEVAPTDDAMRKYYDAHADAYNKPEKVRARHILIADKAAAEKLLAEMLAKTPSQYEFRRIAQERSEDAASKNRGGDLTFFPRTAERRDGDPEVPEAVANAAFELKENGEVARKLVKTDKGYHLVMRTGHREKMSMTFEEAKERLTMLVQRDDRKNAIDAAIDALEKKYPVTLHEENLKDVVIDLSGGPPAEQAAGPLEPAALEKPATAE
- the mtnP gene encoding S-methyl-5'-thioadenosine phosphorylase, producing MRNDSIAIIGGSGLYDLGGLSEVREHEVETPYGPPSSPVVEGVLGARRVMFLARHGRGHHLTPSEINYRANVFALKSLGASEIVSVSAVGSMREEIRPGDIVFPDQYIDRTKGRPSTFFGDGIVGHVAFADPTCDGLRARLEAAAARIGLAHRRGGALMVMEGPAFSTRAESRMHRRLGVDLIGMTAMPEAKLAREAEMCYATVALATDYDCWHETEEDVSVGAVLAVMRKNVASARDLIRALVSEPGDERSCACASSLEHAIVTDRKAIPAETKRRMQPIFGRVL